Proteins from a genomic interval of Plasmodium reichenowi strain SY57 chromosome 11, whole genome shotgun sequence:
- a CDS encoding nucleic acid binding protein, putative, translated as MDMNFGFCDDNFFEQGHKSTDKEEIEELTKRGSPEGLTKIKENEEEKALPKELCVPVTIKLLINKMMNTEELKIHDFQISGIIVFGKVVNIKELASAIIFEVCDYTGNIEAKYNKDAKNEMVKNHIENIKVNDYIKIVGVVYSPESKSESIQISILYINKITDWVSYFTYFTSDVVYCYLKLLKLKNICTPNGINNEEKPWSHINLDTYYNNLDDIDSDIIKYLHTTEEKYASQQDIFNNLQKYHSEFNIKKSLTKLIEQYDLAQYEDIISIP; from the coding sequence atggataTGAATTTCGGATTCTgtgatgataatttttttgagCAAGGACATAAGTCAACAGATAAAGAAGAGATTGAAGAGTTAACAAAAAGAGGATCACCAGAAGGATTAAccaaaataaaagaaaatgaagaagagAAAGCATTACCAAAAGAGTTATGTGTTCCAGTAActataaaattattaataaataaaatgatgaatacagaagaattaaaaatacatgATTTTCAAATAAGTGGTATTATTGTATTTGGAAAAGTagttaatataaaagaattagCAAGTGCTATAATATTTGAAGTATGTGATTATACTGGTAATATTGAAGctaaatataataaagatgCAAAAAATGAGATGGTAAAAAATCatattgaaaatattaaagttaatgattatattaaaattgtTGGTGTTGTATATTCTCCTGAAAGTAAAAGTGAATCTATTCAAATCagtatattatatattaataaaataacagACTGGGTTTCTTATTTTACTTATTTTACTTCTGATGTAGtttattgttatttaaaattattaaaattaaaaaatatttgtacACCCAATGGAATCAATAACGAAGAAAAACCATGGTCTCATATTAATTTAgatacatattataataaccTTGATGACATTGATAgtgatattataaaatatttacatacTACTGAAGAAAAATATGCAAGTCAACAAGATATTTTTAACAATCTGCAAAAATATCATTCGGAATTTAATATCAAAAAGTCCTTAACAAAATTGATTGAACAGTATGACTTGGCTCAATATGAGGACATAATAAGTATTccataa
- a CDS encoding putative membrane protein (conserved Plasmodium membrane protein, unknown function), whose amino-acid sequence MDIENNSKNEDPTYRSKEKIFGTKVCQQKKKKKVNALKYHLSEQAQKVKRKSIDETNENEEYSHHAIGINHTKTMEINDKEKKKIYICNNKKICNIKSNDIKLMITKSNNIDDGILHTSSNNIGTSKLEKGTKKGKTEKIGKYEKYGKKEKNGNNEKMTQIHNRNKICKKDYIEIKINQDEDILKNNKEKIADNKKYIKNISLSHINVIKDEKMKTCKHSNNHVINIFEKYDNNISCLSTFSDLKEQNEKCFKNDKEKMNRQNNQRSMNNNIYSLNDKCIKKKKINNNNNNKNKNNVNKENNKYDEKNKYDEKNKYFEKKKNCEKNINIEKNKNHIYNLWNEKYLKKLKELEKKIRRENKIKSNIINKKKSKHTQNNILNFKTQQKDNLKKINHISSLDFSEGKKENFEENMSDLVKNNYTDYNYYEDEQPIQLKDNNQCFYNNNNNQYDSSSMILRENSKESNDHNDHNDHNDHKDHNDHNDHNDNNDHNDHNDHIDNNNNNNMNIRVNNKSKLRKFVYIFCNGCLVVFLGVSNNICGRMRNRVLKNFDSLTASYNALAYVTIYLTLCILYTNSRRIRKEHWLYIYPCLKNLLFKKNKSKNNMNNNNNNNNNNDHNNHNHKDSNKEVESNNYYEDYFVTNDSYKKEDQNLLANYSMDIKQKEEERMKQKKKKKKAISNFFHFNKKKIYEPLLGRNEKKNKKTKNDNYDNKSENFNNYTDERSKGHNENQSYYQSTHNSSMKNMLREDVGNHNESSNNKMCEQNQMMICNSYLMDDDNIYNKEIRKSSMDNIKDDITGKYNMCEKGYHNISNSNNITYDDHNNNNNNNNINNNYNSIYKYYYNIIKIKWNSLGAYKYVIMIALLDIVANTLYFVSQLAIPLTVLLLLNQLIFIFSLILSFFILKRKYNIHHLISVIIVLIGFLFFYIPFVYKDNIKIKKESCVNYYLNSHYVININNIYDDDMYNRCDGGKIYNNINTVGNMNNGYNLMSDNEINIDDSSNGRNTTTNNNNNNNNNDNNNNNNNKPPCSDPLCASPFSLVFSIFLCLISIFLTSFGGILREIFFQGYNNKYESEKKDIAYEKVHIDDPDSYYNMSHIKMHNKKDICFIDDINNSFEYYDDIDKKNKTNLYRKEKNNVHTFNMSTSYSNNDENFMKTKKYKNTVDEYSKFKQINNKSYHNNKSVNYNKNNVTYINNILCDEKKSSHINNYDYKNDIQYIYKQYNKRRKIKDKISVILLSFNVSLIQVIFLPLIIYFQMLFNKNKNISYLLFIKNSLRCFYGDTIDNNLNCKYSFMVYTLYIIVNALFNISVSSFYSNYSSAECFLILKSSTPITLIVLYFYNIPFISDTDKYFSFYFLISIVIVFTGVSYFFYQSIVEEKKKKENTQQLR is encoded by the coding sequence atggatattgagaataattcaaaaaatgAAGACCCAACTTATCGTTcgaaagaaaaaatatttggTACAAAGGTGTGtcaacaaaaaaaaaagaaaaaagttAATGCTTTAAAATATCACTTGTCTGAACAAGCTCAAAAAGTAAAAAGGAAAAGCATTGATGaaacaaatgaaaatgaagaatattCACATCATGCCATAGGAATAAATCATACAAAAACCATggaaataaatgataaggaaaaaaaaaaaatatatatatgtaataacAAAAAGATATGTAACATAAAAtcaaatgatataaaattaatgatAACAAAATCTAATAATATCGACGATGGTATACTACACACaagtagtaataatataggAACTAGCAAATTGGAAAAGGGCACAAAAAAGGGAAAAACTGAAAAAATTggaaaatatgaaaaatatggaaaaaaggaaaaaaatggaaataatgaaaaaatgaCCCAAATTCATAAcagaaataaaatatgtaaaaaagattatatcgaaataaaaataaatcaagatgaggatattttaaaaaataacaaagaaaaaatagctgataataaaaaatatattaagaatatttctttatcacatataaatgttataaaagatgaaaaaatgaaaacatGTAAACACAGTAATAATCATGTCATTAAcatttttgaaaaatatgataataatatatcttgTTTGAGTACTTTTTCTGATTTAAAggaacaaaatgaaaaatgttttaaaaatgacaaagaaaaaatgaatcgacaaaataatcaaagaagtatgaacaataatatatattctttaaatgataagtgcataaaaaaaaaaaaaataaataataataataataataaaaataaaaataatgtaaataaagaaaataataaatatgatgaaaaaaataaatatgatgaaaaaaataaatattttgagaagaaaaaaaattgtgagaaaaatataaatatcgagaaaaataaaaaccatatatacaatttatggaatgaaaaatatttaaaaaaattaaaggaactagaaaagaaaataagaagggaaaataaaattaagagcaatataattaataagaaaaaaagcAAACATACCCAAAATAATATCCTTAATTTTAAAACTCAACAAAAAGataatttgaaaaaaattaatcaTATAAGTTCTCTTGATTTTTCTGAAGGCAAAAAGGAAAATTTTGAGGAAAATATGAGTGATCttgttaaaaataattatactgattataattattatgaagaCGAACAACCTATTCaattaaaagataataatcaatgtttttataataataataataatcaatATGATAGTAGCAGTATGATTTTGAGAGAAAATTCAAAGGAATCCAATGATCATAATGATCACAATGATCATAATGATCACAAAGATCACAATGATCACAATGATCACAATGATAACAATGATCATAATGATCATAATGATCACATTgataacaacaataataataatatgaatatccgtgttaataataaaagtaaattGAGaaaatttgtttatattttttgcAATGGCTGTTTAGTTGTATTTTTAGGGGTTAGCAATAATATTTGTGGTAGAATGAGGAATCgagttttaaaaaattttgataGTTTAACGGCTTCATATAATGCTTTAGCTTATGTTACTATTTATTTAACTTtgtgtatattatatacaaattcGAGACGTATAAGAAAAGAACATtggttatatatatatccatgtttaaaaaatttattatttaaaaaaaataaaagtaaaaataatatgaacaataataataataataataataataatgaccATAACAATCACAATCATAAAGATAGTAATAAAGAAGTAGaaagtaataattattatgaagaTTATTTTGTAACAAATGATTCTTATAAAAAGGAAGATCAAAATTTACTTGCAAATTATTCTATGGATATAAAACAGAAGGAAGAAGAAAGGatgaaacaaaaaaaaaaaaaaaaaaaagcaatttctaatttttttcatttcaacaagaaaaagatatatgAACCTTTATTAGgaagaaatgaaaaaaaaaacaaaaaaacaaaaaatgataattatgataataagagcgaaaattttaataattatacagATGAACGTTCTAAAGGTCATAATGAAAATCAATCCTATTACCAATCGACACATAATTCATCcatgaaaaatatgttaCGTGAAGATGTAGGTAATCATAATGAaagtagtaataataaaatgtgtGAACAAAATCAAATGATGATATGTAATTCATATCTTATGGATGATgacaatatatataataaggaAATTAGAAAGAGTAGTatggataatataaaagatgatATTACTGGGAAATATAACATGTGTGAAAAAGgttatcataatataagtaatagtaataatataacatatgatgatcataataataataataataataataacattaataataattataatagtatatataaatattattacaatataataaaaataaaatggaaTAGTTTAGGtgcatataaatatgttattatgATAGCTTTACTGGATATTGTTGCAAACactttatattttgtatcTCAGTTGGCTATTCCTTTGActgttttattattattgaatcaattaatttttatattttctcttattttatctttttttatattaaaaaggaaatataatattcatcATCTAATATCAGTAATTATTGTTTTAATTggatttttatttttttacattcCTTTTGTgtataaagataatataaaaataaaaaaagaaagttgtgtaaattattatttgaattcACATTATgtcataaatataaataatatatatgatgacGATATGTATAATAGATGTGATGGAGGCAAAAtttacaataatataaatactgtgggaaatatgaataatggTTATAATCTGATGAGtgataatgaaataaatattgaCGATAGTAGTAACGGTAGAAATACAACcacaaataataataataataataataataatgataataataataataataataataagcCCCCGTGTAGTGACCCCTTATGTGCATCTCCATTCAGCTTAGTCTTCTCTATTTTTCTTTGTCTTATATCCATTTTCTTAACCTCCTTTGGAGGTATACTAagagaaatattttttcaaggatataacaataaatatgaaagCGAGAAAAAAGATATTGCTTATGAAAAGGTTCATATAGATGATCCAGACTCCTACTATAATATGTCACACATCAAGATGCACAACAAGAAGGATATTTGCTTTAtagatgatataaataattcgtttgaatattatgatgatatagataaaaaaaataaaacaaatttgtatagaaaagaaaaaaacaatgTACATACCTTTAATATGAGTACATCGTATtcaaataatgatgaaaattttatgaaaacaaagaaatataaaaatacgGTTGATGAATATTCAAAGtttaaacaaataaataataaatcatatcataataacaaaagtgttaattataataagaataatgtaacatatataaataatattctgtgtgatgaaaaaaagagttctcatataaataattatgattataaaaatgatatacaatatatatataaacaatataataaaagaagaaaaataaaagataagattagtgttattttattatcattcaATGTATCGCTTATACAAGTAATATTCCTACCattgattatatattttcaaatgttatttaataaaaataaaaatatatcatatttattatttatcaaAAATAGTTTAAGATGCTTTTATGGAGATACCATcgataataatttaaattgtaaatattcttttatggtctatactttatatattattgtaaaCGCATTGTTCAATATAAGTGtttcttcattttataGTAATTATTCATCAGCTGAATGTTTCCTAATATTAAAGTCTTCTACACCCATTACATTAATTGTTCTAtacttttataatataccTTTCATATCAGACACagataaatatttttctttttattttcttataagTATAGTTATTGTCTTTACAGGAGTAAGCTATTTTTTCTATCAATCCATAgtagaagaaaaaaaaaaaaaagaaaacacACAGCAATTAAGGTAA